Proteins from one Roseimicrobium gellanilyticum genomic window:
- a CDS encoding adenylate/guanylate cyclase domain-containing protein — MGKSWSVSLIVSSIVSMLLLAVYQQTDLFWHWAGKLREFYYTVFILSTEGRLDISVPLQYVFLAVMSFVTALVCIDLPRVFSKVAYLAGAVFLTLLLSPVMAFCGVLFEPISGTFAILFSGLAGLFLGSTEKGKRQHALLRYFAGRISTEKFNEIVNSKKPVELSGKKDLTVLSCRILNYPELSSQMEPQDLEQMGSLFLRAAAEFLVSKGAYLDSCNAEGVRVYFGMLEGGADDSHAVNGCKAALELRQRLINLEQEIQNRWHRKPFFGVSLATGPMTTGLFGFSEFQFYSGVGESLDFSRRLCAINLIYGSHVLINSRTYSLTKEHMEARPMEMVYAPRMHQISEVYELLAAKGSLSDEELKSRDAFWQGVVSLRKGSYPEAVAQLKKAKIEGREDAPLNYFLERAEAGLKDDKAAAAGGSSVGSDSPTTRSSTRHVRMLTAN; from the coding sequence ATGGGAAAAAGCTGGTCCGTCAGTCTTATTGTCAGCTCCATTGTGAGCATGCTGCTCCTTGCTGTGTACCAGCAGACGGACCTGTTCTGGCACTGGGCTGGCAAGTTGAGGGAGTTCTATTATACGGTCTTCATTCTCTCCACGGAGGGGAGGCTGGATATTTCCGTCCCCCTGCAGTACGTGTTCCTCGCGGTCATGTCCTTCGTCACGGCCCTGGTCTGCATCGACCTGCCGCGCGTCTTCAGCAAGGTGGCTTACCTTGCCGGTGCCGTGTTCCTCACCCTGCTGCTGTCCCCGGTGATGGCGTTCTGCGGCGTTCTATTTGAGCCCATCTCAGGTACGTTTGCCATTCTCTTCTCCGGCCTCGCAGGCCTCTTCTTGGGCAGCACGGAGAAGGGCAAGCGTCAGCATGCCCTGCTGCGCTACTTTGCCGGGCGCATCTCGACGGAGAAGTTCAATGAGATCGTGAATTCGAAGAAGCCGGTGGAGCTCAGTGGGAAGAAAGACCTCACCGTCCTGAGCTGCCGCATCCTGAACTACCCGGAACTCTCCAGCCAGATGGAGCCTCAGGATCTTGAGCAGATGGGCTCCCTTTTCCTGCGTGCCGCGGCCGAGTTCCTCGTGAGCAAAGGCGCCTACCTTGACTCGTGCAATGCGGAGGGCGTGCGCGTGTATTTCGGCATGCTCGAAGGCGGCGCCGATGACAGCCATGCGGTGAATGGCTGCAAGGCCGCCCTGGAACTGCGCCAGCGCCTCATCAACCTGGAGCAGGAGATTCAGAACCGCTGGCATCGCAAGCCGTTCTTCGGCGTGTCCCTTGCCACCGGGCCGATGACCACGGGACTCTTTGGCTTCAGCGAATTCCAGTTCTACAGCGGCGTGGGTGAGTCGCTCGACTTCAGCCGTCGTCTGTGCGCCATCAATCTCATCTACGGCAGCCACGTGCTCATCAACTCCCGCACCTACAGCCTGACGAAGGAGCACATGGAAGCACGCCCCATGGAGATGGTCTATGCCCCGCGCATGCACCAGATCTCCGAAGTCTATGAGCTGCTCGCCGCGAAGGGTTCCCTCAGTGATGAGGAACTGAAGTCCCGCGATGCCTTCTGGCAGGGCGTGGTGAGCCTGCGCAAGGGCTCCTACCCCGAGGCCGTGGCCCAGCTCAAGAAGGCCAAGATCGAAGGCCGCGAAGACGCCCCGCTGAACTACTTCCTCGAGCGCGCCGAAGCCGGTCTGAAGGATGACAAGGCAGCCGCAGCCGGTGGTTCTTCCGTCGGCTCCGATTCTCCCACGACCCGCTCCAGCACCCGCCACGTGCGGATGTTGACGGCGAACTAG
- a CDS encoding class I SAM-dependent methyltransferase, whose translation MPWQKRDPHSNQPPRRPRRDHEAGAGAGSGTGSGAGPWKKSGTGHSGYKGKRDEPRAHERDRTGDRDRERERERPFSDERRPSHKGTPHKSASRPHAGKPRDASAHGTSWEKSADWYDKIIGAQGSELYQRIVIPCALDMLRPKRDESILDLGCGQGVFTRALSEHGAKVTGLDASASLVRRAEEYPSPKPIRYVTRDAADLKELGTFDAVSSILALQNMEHLDKVCVSAAKVLRDGGRMLWVLNHPCFRIPRQTAWGFDDERKIQYRRVDGYSSPMSIPIVMHPGQAQSESTTSFHKNLSDLMHCALSAGFLLAGFEEWHSDKQSQPGPRARAENRARDEFPLFVGMLWVKRAA comes from the coding sequence ATGCCCTGGCAGAAGCGTGATCCTCATTCCAATCAACCTCCCCGTCGTCCACGGCGTGATCATGAGGCGGGCGCTGGAGCTGGGTCTGGGACCGGCTCGGGCGCGGGTCCCTGGAAGAAATCAGGCACCGGCCACTCCGGCTACAAGGGGAAGAGGGATGAGCCTCGCGCTCATGAACGGGACAGGACTGGTGACAGAGACCGCGAACGCGAGCGTGAGCGTCCCTTTTCAGACGAGCGACGCCCCAGCCACAAGGGTACGCCGCACAAGTCCGCATCCCGTCCACATGCCGGCAAGCCACGGGATGCCTCCGCGCACGGCACCTCCTGGGAGAAGTCGGCAGATTGGTATGATAAGATCATCGGCGCGCAGGGTTCGGAGCTATACCAGCGCATCGTGATTCCCTGTGCGCTGGACATGCTCCGTCCGAAGCGCGACGAGTCCATCCTCGACCTCGGTTGCGGGCAGGGTGTCTTCACCCGGGCGCTGTCCGAGCATGGCGCGAAGGTCACGGGACTGGATGCCTCTGCGTCCCTGGTGCGGCGCGCGGAAGAGTATCCGTCACCGAAACCCATCCGCTATGTCACGCGTGATGCTGCGGACTTGAAGGAGCTTGGGACCTTCGATGCGGTCTCCAGCATCCTCGCGCTGCAGAATATGGAGCACCTGGACAAGGTGTGCGTCTCTGCGGCGAAGGTGCTGCGGGATGGCGGTCGCATGCTGTGGGTGCTGAATCACCCCTGCTTCCGCATCCCGCGACAGACGGCGTGGGGATTCGATGACGAACGCAAGATTCAGTATCGCCGTGTGGATGGGTACAGCTCGCCGATGAGCATCCCGATTGTGATGCACCCCGGGCAGGCACAGAGTGAGAGCACGACCTCGTTTCACAAGAACCTTTCGGACCTGATGCACTGCGCGCTCAGCGCAGGCTTCCTGCTCGCGGGTTTCGAGGAGTGGCACTCGGACAAGCAGAGCCAGCCAGGGCCACGGGCGCGCGCGGAGAACCGGGCACGGGATGAGTTCCCGCTGTTTGTGGGCATGCTGTGGGTGAAGCGCGCTGCTTGA
- a CDS encoding inverse autotransporter beta domain-containing protein — protein sequence MKPRIPRLTGSLLALSSLLLTGLSSSAGTPSEKNPAAKEALQTAPVHPMYLGMVSTGIKTNDSYTDGNFSIVAPIWSSLGADSTLSGGLLFIEPYVSYGEGGEVATSLGLGYRHLFGSQSVSALTNHDGHQAGFFEEGVFVGANMFVDMLDTEANNQFWQLGVGLEAGTRYVEVRGNYYIPLSDKQLADEFRTRESFQSTSSQAHQSVTPLDNPTAAGNAITQNALYSTSVTTTTRTTTIERLFRRYEEGMEGWDAEIAVLIPWLDRYMDVTLIGGYYSFDNQPFGPQSGGTGNVEGWKAGVQVRPVPAVLLSGTWYEDERLTGSDWTVGMQLQVPFEAGDLGDGKNFWSRIGDSFKPRRRHLIERLAEPVHRQNAAVKLASSVEEEETSTSTKVQRVTKVVSQRQGQVVLADDVVFVNNGEAVGNGIQAGTSEQLGANGTAEKPFDTISEGANLAGSNANLHGKAWTVYTQGGTGFDYEDAVELSGSTKFVSSFNTLTGVGGRTFGGNTERPVLYGGFYAQDIPFVQVTGYDIREGLDGAGIIARNVQDLVVTQNHFSAYGAGVYIETECDIDATASIRENSFFTGEHGVKVETYGRSNLTLLVDNNDFAFESPLLRKASGAMQVIMLDTYDRSTLTSVISGNNFSGFIHTAVEANSYDRSTQDLTIVDNVLDGYFFNGFRVTSYCRSTLDTNIEGNTLLGYYEQDGIELDGRDRSRFTGLVKANNFAGEFEDGLDIDKTERAFLDVDVEENIFSGFFSDSMIELTGNGDRACDPTEEKARMVVDVVNNMFSGDTQGRGIDIDNYDRNRMELTVVGNTFSGEFDQALDAGQNDSSQLVIDVTNNILSGDFDSNGIRFTSNGIKSHGVLLDGTIENNVLSGAFGSVEAGAGIELQSNDTSLMNVTIDNNQLSGVFYNGINVLRDEYSSLNVDVTNNLLSGAFEYAGINLDADGTGSNKLNATVTGNVLTGSFARGITMDSYNGAKLDVELSNNQLIGDSTYATYGIYIRSSNSSVLTVTQFDGNTISGASQTGIRIRRNNTSTLSVNGTLDEASSNHVSNENTEKVENTGSTSGQFYLNGQLVTLPTTVP from the coding sequence ATGAAACCCAGAATCCCACGACTCACTGGCTCTCTACTCGCCCTGTCCTCATTACTCCTGACAGGCCTTTCAAGTTCCGCAGGGACCCCCTCGGAGAAGAACCCCGCGGCCAAGGAAGCTCTGCAGACTGCTCCCGTACATCCCATGTACCTCGGGATGGTGAGCACGGGCATCAAGACCAATGACTCGTACACAGACGGGAACTTCAGCATCGTGGCCCCCATCTGGAGTTCGCTGGGAGCGGACTCCACGCTGAGCGGCGGGCTGCTCTTCATCGAGCCCTACGTTTCCTACGGCGAGGGCGGTGAGGTGGCCACTTCGCTCGGCTTGGGCTACCGGCACCTGTTTGGCTCGCAGTCGGTGAGCGCTCTCACGAATCACGACGGACACCAGGCGGGCTTCTTCGAGGAAGGCGTCTTCGTCGGCGCGAACATGTTCGTCGACATGCTCGACACCGAGGCGAACAACCAATTCTGGCAGCTTGGCGTGGGTCTGGAGGCAGGCACGCGCTACGTGGAAGTTCGCGGGAACTACTACATCCCCCTCTCCGACAAGCAGCTCGCGGATGAGTTCCGCACGCGGGAGTCGTTCCAGAGCACCAGCAGCCAGGCACATCAGAGCGTGACTCCGCTGGACAATCCCACCGCCGCTGGAAACGCCATCACGCAGAACGCGCTCTACAGCACGAGCGTGACCACCACCACGCGCACCACGACCATCGAGCGCCTCTTCCGTCGCTATGAGGAAGGCATGGAAGGCTGGGACGCTGAAATCGCCGTGCTCATCCCCTGGCTGGATCGCTACATGGATGTGACGCTCATCGGTGGTTACTACAGCTTTGACAACCAGCCCTTCGGTCCGCAATCAGGCGGCACCGGCAACGTGGAAGGTTGGAAGGCAGGCGTGCAGGTGCGTCCTGTGCCTGCGGTGCTGCTTTCCGGCACGTGGTATGAAGACGAGCGCCTCACCGGCAGCGACTGGACCGTGGGCATGCAGCTTCAGGTTCCCTTTGAAGCCGGAGACCTCGGCGATGGAAAGAACTTCTGGAGCCGCATCGGTGACTCCTTCAAGCCGCGCCGCCGTCACCTGATTGAGCGTCTTGCGGAGCCGGTGCACCGTCAGAATGCGGCGGTGAAGCTGGCCAGCAGCGTGGAGGAAGAGGAGACTTCCACCAGCACCAAGGTGCAGCGTGTGACGAAGGTGGTATCCCAACGTCAGGGACAGGTCGTGCTGGCAGATGACGTCGTCTTCGTGAACAACGGCGAAGCGGTGGGCAATGGCATCCAGGCAGGCACAAGCGAGCAACTCGGCGCGAATGGCACGGCGGAGAAACCTTTTGATACCATCAGCGAAGGCGCAAACCTCGCGGGCAGCAATGCCAATCTCCATGGCAAGGCCTGGACGGTGTACACCCAGGGTGGCACCGGATTCGACTATGAAGATGCCGTCGAACTGTCTGGCAGCACGAAGTTCGTGAGCTCCTTCAACACACTCACCGGCGTGGGTGGCCGCACCTTCGGTGGCAATACCGAGCGCCCTGTGCTCTACGGCGGCTTCTACGCTCAGGACATCCCCTTCGTGCAGGTCACCGGGTATGACATCCGCGAGGGCCTCGATGGTGCGGGCATCATTGCTCGCAATGTGCAGGACCTCGTGGTCACGCAGAACCACTTCTCCGCGTATGGCGCCGGCGTTTACATTGAAACGGAGTGCGACATCGATGCGACTGCATCCATCCGTGAGAACAGCTTCTTCACCGGCGAGCACGGCGTGAAGGTGGAGACCTACGGCCGCAGCAACCTGACCCTGCTGGTGGATAACAATGACTTCGCCTTCGAGTCTCCGCTGCTGCGCAAAGCCTCGGGCGCCATGCAGGTCATCATGCTGGACACGTATGACCGCAGCACGCTGACTAGCGTCATCTCCGGCAACAACTTCTCTGGCTTCATCCACACCGCCGTGGAGGCGAACAGCTACGACCGCTCCACGCAAGACCTTACCATCGTGGACAACGTGCTGGACGGATACTTCTTCAATGGCTTCCGCGTGACCAGCTACTGCCGCTCCACGCTGGACACGAATATCGAAGGCAACACCCTGCTCGGCTACTACGAGCAGGACGGCATCGAACTCGATGGACGCGACCGCTCACGCTTCACCGGTCTCGTGAAGGCCAACAACTTCGCGGGTGAATTCGAAGACGGCCTGGACATCGACAAGACGGAGCGCGCCTTCCTGGACGTCGACGTCGAGGAGAACATCTTCTCCGGCTTCTTCTCGGACTCCATGATTGAGCTCACGGGCAACGGCGACCGCGCCTGTGATCCCACGGAGGAAAAGGCCAGGATGGTGGTGGATGTGGTGAACAACATGTTCAGCGGAGACACGCAAGGCCGCGGCATCGACATCGACAACTACGATCGCAACCGCATGGAACTCACCGTCGTGGGCAACACCTTCAGCGGCGAATTCGACCAGGCACTGGATGCGGGCCAGAATGACTCCAGCCAGCTCGTCATCGATGTCACGAACAACATCCTCTCGGGTGACTTCGACTCCAACGGCATCCGCTTCACCAGCAATGGCATCAAGTCGCATGGCGTGCTCCTTGATGGCACCATCGAAAACAACGTGCTGAGTGGCGCCTTCGGCAGTGTGGAGGCTGGCGCGGGCATCGAGCTGCAGTCCAACGACACCTCGCTGATGAACGTGACCATCGACAACAACCAGCTCAGTGGCGTGTTCTACAACGGCATCAACGTGCTGCGGGACGAGTACTCCAGCCTCAACGTGGACGTCACGAACAACCTCCTCTCCGGCGCCTTCGAATACGCCGGCATCAACCTCGACGCGGATGGCACGGGCAGCAACAAGCTCAATGCCACCGTCACCGGCAACGTGCTGACCGGCAGCTTTGCCCGTGGCATCACCATGGACAGCTACAACGGCGCGAAACTCGACGTCGAGCTGAGCAACAATCAGCTCATCGGCGACTCCACCTATGCGACGTATGGCATCTACATCCGCAGCAGCAACAGTTCCGTGCTGACCGTGACGCAGTTCGATGGCAACACCATCAGCGGCGCATCCCAGACGGGCATCCGCATCCGCCGGAACAATACCAGCACGCTGTCCGTGAATGGCACGCTGGATGAAGCATCCAGCAATCACGTCAGCAACGAGAACACCGAGAAGGTGGAGAACACGGGCAGCACGTCCGGTCAATTCTACCTGAACGGCCAGCTCGTGACTCTGCCGACCACGGTGCCCTGA
- a CDS encoding thymidylate synthase has translation MEEYHRLLRKVLDHGSFRADRTGVGAYSVFGEQSRYDLSVGFPCLTTKKLHLRSIIHELLWFLKGDTNIKYLHENKVTIWDEWADEEGNLGPVYGAQWRRWKGQDGREHDQIADVIQRIKTSPYSRRHIVSAWNVAHIEDMALPPCHLMFQFFVDNGKLSCQLYQRSADLFLGVPFNIASYALLTMMVAQVCDLQPGDFVHTFGDLHLYKNHLEQARLQLTRDPRPLPTMRINPDVKDIDAFKFEDFTLEGYDPHPAIKAEIAV, from the coding sequence ATGGAAGAATACCACCGCCTCCTCCGCAAAGTGCTCGACCACGGAAGCTTCCGTGCGGACCGCACCGGCGTGGGCGCGTACTCAGTCTTTGGTGAGCAGTCACGCTATGACCTGAGCGTGGGCTTCCCCTGCCTGACGACGAAGAAGCTGCACCTGCGCAGCATCATCCATGAGCTGCTCTGGTTCCTGAAGGGGGACACGAACATCAAGTACCTCCACGAGAACAAGGTCACCATCTGGGATGAGTGGGCGGACGAGGAAGGCAACCTCGGCCCCGTGTATGGAGCCCAGTGGCGCCGCTGGAAGGGACAGGACGGCCGCGAGCACGACCAGATTGCGGACGTCATCCAGCGCATCAAGACCTCGCCGTACTCGCGACGCCACATCGTGAGCGCGTGGAATGTGGCCCACATCGAGGACATGGCCCTGCCGCCGTGCCATTTGATGTTCCAGTTCTTCGTGGATAATGGAAAACTGAGCTGCCAGCTCTACCAGCGCAGCGCGGACCTCTTCCTTGGCGTGCCTTTCAACATCGCCAGCTACGCCCTGCTCACCATGATGGTGGCGCAGGTGTGCGACCTGCAGCCGGGCGACTTCGTGCACACCTTCGGTGACCTGCACCTGTACAAGAACCATCTCGAGCAGGCGCGCCTTCAACTCACGCGCGACCCGCGTCCCCTGCCCACCATGCGCATCAATCCGGACGTGAAGGATATCGATGCCTTCAAGTTCGAAGATTTCACCCTGGAAGGCTATGACCCGCATCCGGCCATCAAGGCGGAGATTGCGGTGTGA
- a CDS encoding tetratricopeptide repeat protein: MPDTLFLILCSLAWLYLSVLVHATVEVFVGKLVGLEFLKIRVGSGGFKWGVKIQGVPWHFHPVPFGVYAYLQSATPERLPRKISVTCLATLAANIAMVWALTHIWPLLEDPAAHAYEGPTSPILVYTLALRVIDILFQLLPTNVVVDGLYAPTLGKLLVECLTGAYPRSWGAIFYVWGLYPQMVSRYEPGAQFETSWLANASPEEWNLIQSAEADCREGQYASFMEKMEKLLANPNLKGGERARILDGMATMMLHERVKIDLQKALAWTREAQAAAPQAITIRGTHGALLVETGAYAEAIEMLTPLTTPDSDETDRIISSIFLAKACDRQGDAHQAALWLFRAGNPEHFKELRNRILSELSPEAQAQVV, encoded by the coding sequence ATGCCCGACACGTTGTTCCTCATCCTTTGCAGTCTTGCGTGGCTGTACCTAAGCGTTCTGGTGCATGCCACAGTCGAGGTATTCGTGGGGAAATTGGTGGGGCTTGAATTCCTGAAGATCCGCGTCGGATCGGGTGGCTTCAAATGGGGTGTCAAAATCCAGGGAGTACCGTGGCACTTCCACCCCGTTCCCTTCGGAGTCTACGCGTATCTGCAGTCGGCCACTCCTGAGCGTCTGCCCCGGAAAATTTCGGTCACGTGCCTTGCCACGCTAGCAGCAAACATCGCGATGGTCTGGGCCCTCACCCACATCTGGCCTTTGCTCGAAGATCCTGCCGCTCACGCTTACGAAGGACCGACATCGCCAATCTTGGTCTACACGCTCGCTCTCAGAGTCATTGATATTCTCTTCCAGCTCCTGCCCACGAATGTGGTCGTGGATGGCCTGTACGCACCCACGCTTGGAAAGCTGCTCGTGGAATGTCTCACGGGAGCATATCCACGGTCTTGGGGCGCGATCTTCTATGTCTGGGGACTGTATCCCCAAATGGTGTCCCGCTACGAGCCCGGCGCTCAATTTGAAACTTCCTGGCTCGCCAACGCCAGCCCCGAAGAGTGGAACTTGATCCAGTCTGCTGAGGCCGATTGCCGGGAAGGTCAATATGCATCCTTCATGGAAAAGATGGAAAAGCTTCTGGCGAATCCCAACCTCAAGGGTGGCGAGAGGGCACGCATCCTGGACGGAATGGCCACCATGATGCTGCACGAAAGGGTCAAGATCGATCTGCAAAAGGCCCTCGCATGGACACGTGAGGCCCAGGCAGCCGCACCCCAAGCCATCACGATCCGCGGCACCCATGGCGCGCTGCTGGTCGAGACAGGCGCCTATGCGGAAGCCATCGAGATGCTGACTCCACTGACCACACCTGACAGTGATGAGACGGACCGCATCATCTCGTCCATTTTCCTCGCGAAGGCGTGTGATCGGCAGGGAGATGCGCATCAGGCAGCTCTGTGGCTGTTCCGCGCCGGCAACCCCGAACACTTCAAGGAGCTCCGCAATCGCATCCTTTCCGAGCTCTCACCGGAAGCGCAGGCGCAGGTGGTGTAG
- a CDS encoding SH3 domain-containing protein, which yields MSPTGISAQEHGVINDPDGYTNVRSKPDTNALVIAKVNKGEVFSYRTEGVPQYPKWLQVTLASGKSGWMHASRIVIHASMEDLKDGSPTDEINLYGKGKGIDYYPLARAAARGEQNAMVQYFGIDDTDGAAAETHFSALRSVIHLLGDDKLSAFLKTRTAKYRQHLWENLEPELTFWPFEPKEYLGRHFPKTAKLLMAGAE from the coding sequence ATGTCCCCCACAGGTATCTCGGCACAGGAGCATGGCGTCATCAATGACCCGGACGGCTATACCAATGTGCGCTCGAAGCCGGACACCAACGCGCTCGTCATCGCCAAGGTAAACAAAGGCGAGGTCTTCAGCTATCGGACGGAAGGTGTCCCTCAGTACCCCAAGTGGTTGCAGGTGACCCTCGCCTCCGGCAAGAGCGGCTGGATGCATGCCAGCCGCATCGTGATTCATGCCAGCATGGAAGATCTCAAGGACGGCTCACCAACCGATGAGATCAACCTCTACGGCAAAGGGAAGGGCATCGATTACTACCCGCTCGCCCGTGCCGCCGCTCGTGGGGAACAGAACGCCATGGTGCAGTACTTCGGCATCGACGATACCGACGGCGCCGCGGCAGAGACGCATTTCTCCGCGCTGCGTTCTGTCATTCATCTCCTTGGCGACGACAAGCTCTCCGCCTTCCTGAAGACGAGAACCGCGAAATATCGCCAGCACCTCTGGGAGAATCTCGAACCAGAACTCACCTTCTGGCCCTTCGAGCCGAAGGAGTACCTGGGCAGGCACTTTCCGAAGACGGCGAAATTGTTGATGGCGGGTGCGGAATAA
- a CDS encoding AAA family ATPase, with amino-acid sequence MSDNKPEQPASPEEIGKKLEEFFRSQFGGNVLFSSFRAPGSDETPQVQPPESPPVDDMVDEDAWLDFRYKPADIKAHLDRYVIRQDEAKKVLATAVCDHYNHAKILRELRKKDPKAAEEVEFAKQNILIVGPTGVGKTYLVKHIADLIGVPFVKADATKFSETGYVGADVDDLVRDLVAKANGNIELAEHGIIYLDEVDKLASSGERLGRDVSGRGVQTTLLKLMEETEVPMYSPNDMRSQIQMMFEMRKGGEPRKQVINTRNILFVVSGAFSGLDKIIERRASKGNIGFNAQPREDVKGSALHRARTQDFIDFGFEAEFVGRLPVRVVCESLDANDLFDIMKRSAGSLIRQFEREFLAYGINVSFDDSALRMKADEAAQENTGARGLMTVWEKTLREFKFELPSLGLQELVIDEAVVKDPIGSLAACKERAQSVQASVVAREVEDFAHHFTHDYGMHISFLNEAILALKERSTREGVPVMELCRRLFKDYPFGLQLIAGNTGEKSFALPLRAVQEPDKYLSDLVVASYRRSHGDAPPSQPSV; translated from the coding sequence ATGAGCGACAACAAACCCGAGCAGCCCGCCTCGCCTGAGGAAATCGGCAAGAAACTGGAGGAGTTTTTCCGCAGCCAGTTTGGCGGCAATGTGCTTTTCAGCAGCTTTCGTGCACCTGGTTCTGATGAAACACCCCAGGTGCAACCGCCCGAGTCGCCGCCGGTGGATGACATGGTGGACGAGGATGCCTGGCTGGACTTCCGCTACAAGCCCGCCGACATCAAGGCGCACCTGGACAGGTATGTGATCCGTCAGGATGAGGCGAAGAAGGTGCTCGCCACGGCTGTATGCGATCACTACAACCACGCGAAGATCCTGCGCGAGCTGCGCAAGAAGGACCCGAAGGCCGCGGAAGAGGTGGAGTTCGCCAAGCAGAACATCCTCATCGTGGGACCCACCGGGGTGGGAAAGACCTACCTCGTGAAGCACATCGCGGATCTCATTGGTGTGCCCTTTGTGAAGGCGGATGCCACGAAGTTCAGCGAGACAGGCTATGTGGGTGCGGACGTGGATGACCTCGTGCGCGACCTGGTGGCGAAGGCGAATGGCAACATCGAGCTCGCCGAGCACGGCATCATTTACCTGGATGAAGTGGACAAGCTGGCCAGCAGTGGTGAGCGCCTTGGTCGCGATGTGAGCGGTCGAGGTGTGCAGACAACGCTGCTGAAGCTCATGGAAGAGACGGAAGTGCCCATGTACTCTCCGAATGACATGCGCTCGCAGATCCAGATGATGTTCGAGATGCGCAAGGGTGGGGAACCCCGCAAGCAGGTCATCAATACGCGCAACATCCTCTTCGTGGTGAGCGGCGCCTTCAGTGGGCTGGACAAGATCATCGAGCGCCGTGCGAGCAAGGGCAACATCGGCTTCAACGCGCAACCGCGTGAAGACGTGAAGGGTTCCGCCCTGCATCGTGCCCGTACGCAGGACTTCATCGACTTCGGCTTCGAGGCGGAGTTTGTGGGGCGTCTTCCCGTCCGGGTCGTGTGCGAATCGCTGGACGCGAACGACCTCTTTGACATCATGAAGCGCAGTGCGGGCAGCCTCATCCGGCAGTTCGAGCGCGAGTTCCTGGCGTATGGCATCAATGTCTCCTTCGACGATTCTGCCCTGCGGATGAAGGCGGACGAAGCGGCCCAGGAAAACACCGGTGCCCGCGGCCTCATGACCGTCTGGGAAAAGACGCTCCGTGAGTTCAAATTTGAGCTGCCCTCCCTCGGCCTGCAGGAGCTGGTCATCGACGAGGCCGTGGTGAAGGACCCCATCGGGAGCCTCGCCGCGTGCAAGGAGCGCGCCCAGTCCGTGCAGGCCAGTGTGGTCGCCCGGGAGGTGGAGGACTTCGCCCACCACTTCACGCATGACTACGGCATGCACATTTCTTTCCTGAATGAGGCCATCCTGGCGCTCAAGGAGCGCAGCACGCGCGAAGGTGTTCCAGTCATGGAACTTTGCCGCCGGCTGTTCAAGGACTATCCCTTCGGTCTCCAGCTCATTGCGGGGAACACGGGCGAAAAGTCCTTCGCTCTTCCCTTGCGCGCGGTGCAGGAACCGGACAAGTATTTGAGTGATCTCGTGGTCGCGTCCTACCGGCGCAGCCACGGGGATGCCCCGCCCTCGCAACCATCCGTATAA
- a CDS encoding DUF3592 domain-containing protein: MAKLFTLIFILAGLGLIVLGVVRFKEGKASNGWTEVPAKVQSAEMGKTRKKSSGYRYHAHITYTYEVQGVPYTGRQVGLAGQGSGSQSHAQKLLKQYAAGSSVKAYYDPARPENAVLIRGVGSSIWVVFVVGTIFVIMGLYLMLRGLMRVAAAR; the protein is encoded by the coding sequence ATGGCAAAGCTCTTCACGCTGATTTTCATTCTGGCCGGGCTGGGGCTCATCGTCCTCGGGGTGGTGCGTTTCAAGGAGGGAAAGGCCAGCAACGGCTGGACCGAGGTCCCGGCAAAGGTGCAGAGCGCGGAGATGGGCAAGACACGGAAGAAGAGCAGCGGCTACCGCTACCATGCCCACATCACCTACACCTATGAGGTGCAGGGCGTGCCGTACACCGGTCGGCAGGTGGGGTTGGCAGGGCAGGGCTCCGGCAGTCAAAGTCACGCGCAGAAGCTGCTGAAGCAATACGCCGCAGGCAGCAGCGTGAAGGCCTACTATGATCCTGCCAGGCCGGAGAACGCTGTGCTCATCCGGGGTGTCGGCTCCAGCATCTGGGTGGTGTTTGTAGTGGGGACAATCTTCGTGATCATGGGCCTCTACCTCATGCTTCGCGGGCTGATGCGAGTGGCTGCCGCAAGGTGA